From the genome of Thermogutta terrifontis, one region includes:
- a CDS encoding type II toxin-antitoxin system VapC family toxin — translation MARRLSMYLVDTNVWLERFLEQEKAEEVRDFLNQMPSDQLCLTDFALHSIGIVLSRLGKREAFVRFVRDAFVDGAVTLVRLDPEDMEALVQIMERDNLDFDDAYQYRAAEKYGLVIVSFDSDFDRTGLGRKTPAQVLQKR, via the coding sequence CGTGTGGCTGGAACGGTTCTTGGAGCAAGAAAAGGCAGAGGAGGTTCGGGACTTTCTGAACCAAATGCCCTCCGACCAATTATGCCTTACGGACTTCGCCCTTCACTCTATCGGGATCGTGTTGAGCCGCCTCGGTAAAAGGGAGGCGTTTGTTCGGTTTGTGCGGGATGCATTCGTGGACGGAGCGGTCACGCTGGTTCGTCTGGATCCCGAGGACATGGAAGCCCTGGTTCAGATCATGGAACGAGACAATCTGGACTTTGACGATGCCTACCAGTACAGAGCAGCCGAAAAATATGGGCTTGTGATTGTGAGTTTTGACAGCGATTTCGACCGAACGGGACTCGGGCGGAAAACGCCGGCACAAGTGCTTCAAAAGAGGTAG
- the lysA gene encoding diaminopimelate decarboxylase has translation MAETNLIRTTIGGVPVVELAQEFGTPLYVYDAAVIRKRFAELAVFDVVRYAQKACSNLAILALVRQLGALVDAVSAGEIHRALAAGYPPAGDPPPIMYTADIFDRDALDLVVEHHIHVNCGSRDMIEQLGERVPGREITLRVNPGFGHGHSRKTNTGGELSKHGIWHEQLHEALFEAEHHGLSVVGLHMHIGSGSDFEHLAQVCRAMEKAAVEAGRNLRWISAGGGLPIPYREGDARIDIQRYFDLWDATRKRLEDRFGHRVRLEVEPGRYIVAEAGFLITEIRAVKEQAQNTFYLVDAGFNNLVRPAMYGAYHPLRLAPRDPSLPRLFQEVIVGGPLCESGDIFTQEEGGIVTKRLLPQAAVGDYIVIECAGAYGFVMGSNYNSKPYPPEVLVDNGDVKLIRRRQTYTDLFEDEMIPSEFLADEDSRRSVTGLS, from the coding sequence ATGGCTGAAACCAATCTGATAAGAACGACGATTGGTGGTGTGCCTGTTGTGGAACTTGCGCAGGAGTTTGGAACTCCTCTGTACGTGTACGACGCTGCGGTGATCCGAAAGCGTTTTGCGGAACTTGCCGTCTTTGACGTGGTGCGCTATGCCCAAAAGGCGTGCTCAAACCTGGCCATTTTGGCGCTCGTCCGTCAACTGGGAGCGCTAGTGGATGCTGTGAGTGCGGGCGAGATTCATCGAGCTTTGGCCGCTGGGTATCCGCCGGCGGGAGATCCGCCTCCCATCATGTACACGGCTGATATTTTCGATCGAGATGCCCTCGACTTGGTGGTTGAGCATCACATCCATGTGAATTGTGGCTCGCGTGACATGATCGAGCAGCTTGGGGAACGCGTTCCTGGCCGAGAGATCACGCTCCGCGTCAATCCCGGGTTCGGCCACGGACACAGCCGAAAGACCAACACAGGCGGAGAGCTTTCCAAGCACGGAATCTGGCATGAACAGTTGCACGAGGCCCTGTTCGAGGCGGAGCATCACGGTTTGAGCGTGGTGGGACTTCACATGCACATTGGGTCGGGAAGCGACTTCGAACATCTGGCTCAGGTGTGTCGGGCCATGGAAAAAGCGGCTGTAGAGGCCGGTCGGAATCTACGATGGATCAGTGCGGGAGGCGGTTTGCCAATTCCATATCGGGAAGGGGATGCCCGCATTGACATTCAGCGATATTTCGATCTCTGGGATGCGACGCGGAAGCGATTGGAAGACCGGTTTGGCCATCGGGTGCGTCTGGAGGTGGAGCCCGGCCGCTACATCGTCGCGGAGGCGGGTTTTCTCATCACGGAAATTCGGGCCGTTAAGGAACAGGCGCAGAACACGTTTTATCTCGTGGATGCGGGGTTCAATAATCTCGTCCGGCCGGCCATGTACGGCGCCTATCATCCGTTGCGGCTGGCACCGCGAGACCCGAGCCTTCCACGGCTTTTTCAAGAAGTCATTGTGGGGGGACCGCTGTGCGAGTCCGGCGATATTTTCACGCAGGAGGAAGGGGGAATTGTCACCAAGCGACTGCTTCCTCAGGCGGCAGTGGGGGATTACATCGTTATTGAGTGCGCCGGTGCCTACGGGTTTGTGATGGGCTCCAACTACAACAGTAAACCTTATCCGCCTGAGGTACTTGTGGATAATGGCGACGTGAAGTTGATTCGGCGTCGTCAGACTTACACAGATCTTTTTGAAGACGAGATGATCCCCTCGGAGTTTTTGGCCGACGAGGATTCCCGGCGATCCGTCACTGGCCTATCCTGA
- the pyk gene encoding pyruvate kinase, with protein MELPAVPRRPSQTKIVATLGPATHGRDKIEALVKAGVDVFRLNMAHGSFDEHDARVRWIREIEQDLKTPLGILIDLGGPKIRLGELKNGALECQPGMQVTFVMEETAQQPTDLPVSCPEVITALKEGDRVVLADGTVTLQVIGKSENRATCLVTQPGLVRSRQGVNLPGVKLPLAAITDADREALAWALQKDIDFVGLSFVRSPDDIHELRKLIGNVQNPPQIVAKIEKPEALDCLDEILDLADAVMVARGDLGVEIDIADVAIVQKRILAAAKRHRKPAIVATQMLESMQRSRIPTRAEVSDVTNAILDGADACMLSGETAIGNYPVESVTMMHRIALATESVSQPPVRYQAGDSEAANTADITEASVWHAGLIAHEVGAKMMIILTRSGQTALTIAKHRFLVPTIGVSESPHVLRRMCLYWGIIPLMEAPLNDSPALLRFATEWGKREGLIQSGDRVVFVYGTGLVSSAHNTVSVFVAE; from the coding sequence ATGGAACTGCCTGCAGTGCCACGTCGGCCCAGCCAGACAAAGATTGTCGCCACACTGGGTCCAGCGACCCATGGACGGGACAAGATCGAAGCCCTTGTCAAAGCGGGGGTCGATGTTTTCAGACTCAATATGGCCCATGGTTCTTTCGACGAGCACGATGCCCGTGTTCGCTGGATCAGAGAGATCGAACAGGATCTCAAAACCCCACTTGGCATTCTCATTGATCTTGGCGGTCCAAAGATTCGGCTTGGCGAGCTGAAAAATGGAGCGCTGGAATGCCAACCGGGGATGCAGGTCACGTTTGTGATGGAGGAAACTGCCCAGCAACCCACCGATCTTCCCGTTTCCTGCCCCGAGGTCATCACCGCACTGAAGGAGGGAGATCGCGTTGTTCTCGCGGACGGTACTGTTACCCTTCAGGTGATCGGCAAATCGGAAAACCGAGCCACATGTCTGGTGACGCAGCCCGGTCTTGTCCGCAGCCGTCAAGGCGTCAATCTGCCGGGTGTCAAGCTACCCTTGGCCGCCATAACCGACGCGGACCGGGAAGCACTCGCCTGGGCCCTCCAAAAAGATATCGATTTTGTCGGCCTGAGCTTTGTCCGTTCCCCTGATGACATCCACGAATTGCGGAAATTGATCGGCAATGTTCAAAATCCGCCGCAAATTGTCGCAAAAATTGAAAAGCCAGAAGCCCTGGACTGTTTAGATGAGATTCTGGACCTGGCTGACGCTGTAATGGTCGCCCGGGGAGATCTCGGCGTGGAAATCGACATTGCTGACGTTGCCATTGTCCAAAAGCGGATCCTGGCCGCCGCGAAAAGGCACCGCAAACCAGCCATCGTTGCCACACAAATGCTGGAGAGCATGCAGCGGTCCCGCATTCCTACCCGAGCTGAAGTCAGCGATGTCACCAATGCCATTCTCGACGGGGCCGACGCCTGTATGTTGTCTGGCGAAACGGCCATTGGTAACTACCCCGTCGAATCTGTCACGATGATGCACCGCATCGCTCTGGCTACGGAATCTGTGAGCCAGCCTCCGGTGCGATACCAGGCAGGAGACTCAGAAGCCGCAAATACGGCGGATATCACCGAGGCCTCCGTGTGGCACGCCGGCCTTATCGCCCACGAGGTTGGTGCGAAAATGATGATCATTCTGACCCGTTCCGGACAGACTGCTTTGACCATCGCCAAACATCGCTTCCTGGTTCCCACCATCGGCGTGAGCGAGTCTCCGCACGTGCTTCGGCGGATGTGTCTCTACTGGGGAATCATCCCCCTGATGGAAGCCCCCTTAAACGATTCCCCGGCTCTCCTGCGATTCGCCACGGAATGGGGAAAACGCGAGGGGCTTATTCAGTCAGGTGATCGAGTTGTCTTCGTTTATGGGACCGGACTTGTCTCCAGTGCCCATAATACGGTTTCAGTGTTCGTGGCCGAGTGA
- a CDS encoding Gfo/Idh/MocA family protein has product MLAGKLSRRDLLKGAALSGGVAIPLLWLPRLARGESANETIGVGAIGVGGRGSGIGNEAARFGVMLACADVDRSHAEKFAARFGGQCEVFTDYRRVLDRKDIHVVTIGTPDHWHTKIAVEAMLAGKDVYCEKPLTLTIDEGKILRRVVAETKRVFQVGTQQRSDRRFLQAVALARSGRLGKPLTATCSIGAGPKGGPFPTSDPPATLDWDFWLGQAPFVPYTKERCHGTFRWWLEYSGGKLTDWGAHHVDIAQWGLGCEHTGPIEVEGKGDFPTIPENFDPVAFFAGKVALPNAYNTATTFQCTLRFANGGTIIVRHGPDNGVWFEGPSGQIFVNRGKITGKLLEELTKNEQQWLEEEVTKLYKGRQLKGHMANFFECVRERAEPISDVATHHRELSSCHMCNIAMLLKRKLRWDPEKEVFVGDEQANALLSRPQRKPYTIEV; this is encoded by the coding sequence ATGCTTGCAGGAAAACTGTCCCGTCGTGATTTACTGAAAGGTGCCGCTCTGAGCGGGGGAGTTGCTATTCCTTTACTCTGGCTTCCCAGGCTTGCCCGCGGAGAATCCGCTAACGAGACAATTGGGGTCGGGGCGATCGGAGTTGGGGGACGGGGTTCAGGAATTGGGAACGAGGCCGCACGGTTCGGCGTGATGCTCGCGTGCGCGGATGTGGATAGGAGTCATGCCGAAAAATTCGCTGCGCGCTTTGGAGGCCAGTGCGAGGTATTTACAGATTACCGTCGAGTGCTCGATCGCAAGGACATCCACGTGGTGACCATCGGAACACCCGATCATTGGCACACCAAAATCGCCGTGGAGGCGATGCTGGCGGGGAAGGATGTGTACTGTGAAAAGCCGCTCACGCTAACGATAGACGAGGGCAAAATCCTACGGCGGGTGGTGGCAGAAACAAAACGAGTCTTTCAGGTGGGGACCCAGCAGCGGAGTGATCGCCGTTTTCTCCAGGCTGTCGCGCTTGCCCGGAGTGGCCGCCTCGGAAAGCCCCTGACAGCCACCTGTTCCATCGGGGCGGGCCCGAAAGGGGGCCCCTTCCCTACAAGTGATCCACCCGCGACGTTGGACTGGGATTTCTGGTTAGGTCAGGCGCCATTTGTCCCCTACACCAAGGAACGCTGTCATGGTACGTTCCGATGGTGGCTGGAATACTCGGGAGGCAAATTGACCGACTGGGGGGCGCACCATGTGGACATCGCCCAGTGGGGTCTCGGATGCGAACACACAGGCCCCATCGAGGTCGAGGGAAAAGGGGATTTCCCCACCATCCCGGAGAATTTTGACCCGGTGGCATTTTTCGCGGGGAAGGTCGCTCTGCCCAACGCTTACAACACGGCCACGACCTTCCAGTGCACACTCAGGTTCGCCAACGGGGGAACCATTATCGTTCGGCACGGCCCGGATAACGGTGTGTGGTTCGAGGGGCCGAGCGGACAGATCTTTGTGAATCGAGGCAAAATCACAGGCAAGTTGCTTGAGGAGTTGACCAAGAACGAACAGCAGTGGCTCGAGGAAGAAGTCACCAAGCTCTATAAAGGACGCCAACTGAAAGGACACATGGCCAACTTCTTTGAATGCGTGCGCGAAAGAGCCGAGCCCATCTCAGATGTGGCGACGCACCATCGCGAGCTTTCGTCATGTCACATGTGCAATATCGCGATGCTCCTCAAGCGCAAGCTGCGATGGGATCCCGAGAAGGAAGTTTTCGTCGGTGACGAGCAGGCTAATGCTCTGCTTTCACGCCCGCAACGAAAGCCCTATACGATTGAGGTGTGA
- a CDS encoding SDR family NAD(P)-dependent oxidoreductase: MSYWSNKNVLVTGGSSGLGLAIAREFARAGARVAIVGLEPAGVEKAAEELSRISHSILPLAGNICVESDVARIVGSIHEKWGPLEVLVNNAGRSMRGTVRDTTPEQFRELMELNFIALVRMTQVFLDDLLSTRGHVVNIGSLAAKAAAKFVGAYPATKHAVAAFSQQLRLELGRRGLHVLLVCPGPIARAGERLYRLEGAEMVPEAARAPGAGVKVRSISADWLARRILRACEARKPELVVPARARLLFAIAQLSPHLGDRLIERFTPRGEDS; the protein is encoded by the coding sequence GTGTCTTACTGGAGCAACAAGAATGTTCTGGTGACGGGAGGCTCGAGTGGGTTGGGGCTCGCCATCGCGCGGGAATTCGCCAGGGCTGGGGCTCGGGTGGCGATCGTAGGACTGGAGCCGGCCGGCGTCGAGAAAGCGGCCGAAGAACTGAGCCGCATTTCCCATTCGATCTTGCCGCTTGCAGGCAATATTTGCGTGGAATCCGACGTTGCCCGGATTGTGGGTTCCATCCACGAAAAGTGGGGACCGCTGGAAGTGCTCGTCAATAACGCAGGCCGGTCGATGCGGGGCACCGTGCGGGACACGACTCCGGAACAATTTCGCGAGTTGATGGAACTGAACTTCATCGCTCTGGTTCGCATGACCCAGGTTTTCTTGGATGATCTTCTGTCGACGCGTGGTCATGTGGTCAACATTGGATCTCTGGCTGCCAAAGCGGCTGCCAAATTTGTGGGAGCTTACCCGGCGACAAAGCACGCCGTGGCGGCCTTTTCTCAGCAACTTCGTTTGGAACTGGGGCGTCGGGGCCTGCATGTTTTGCTGGTTTGCCCAGGGCCCATTGCCAGAGCAGGGGAACGCCTCTACCGTTTGGAGGGGGCTGAAATGGTCCCGGAAGCGGCACGGGCGCCAGGGGCGGGGGTAAAAGTGCGGAGTATTTCAGCGGATTGGCTCGCCAGGCGTATACTTCGCGCGTGTGAAGCTCGCAAGCCGGAGCTGGTCGTTCCAGCCAGGGCAAGGTTGCTTTTCGCCATCGCCCAACTGTCCCCACACTTGGGGGATCGGCTCATCGAGCGATTCACTCCCCGGGGGGAGGATTCGTAG
- the rpsG gene encoding 30S ribosomal protein S7, whose translation MGRKTASEAILKPDPKYGSLLASKFINCMMWNGKKTVAQAIFYKALDILAQRIPDRNPIDVFTEAVENVKPNIEVRSRRVGGASYQVPMQVSPKRQQSLAIRWIIQAARERKGKPMYERLAAELEAAYKKEGAAITKRENVHRMAEANKAFAHFAW comes from the coding sequence ATGGGTCGCAAAACAGCCAGTGAAGCGATTCTCAAGCCGGATCCGAAGTATGGGTCGCTTCTTGCCAGCAAGTTCATCAACTGCATGATGTGGAATGGCAAGAAGACGGTTGCCCAGGCTATTTTTTACAAGGCGTTGGACATTCTTGCCCAGCGGATTCCGGACCGGAATCCAATTGACGTTTTCACAGAAGCCGTCGAGAACGTGAAACCGAATATCGAGGTACGTTCTCGACGGGTCGGTGGTGCGTCCTACCAGGTGCCCATGCAGGTGAGTCCCAAGCGGCAGCAATCGCTGGCCATCCGCTGGATTATCCAGGCGGCCCGCGAGCGGAAAGGTAAACCGATGTACGAGAGACTCGCGGCCGAACTGGAGGCGGCTTACAAAAAAGAAGGAGCGGCCATCACCAAGCGGGAAAACGTCCACCGGATGGCCGAGGCCAACAAGGCGTTTGCTCACTTCGCTTGGTGA
- a CDS encoding BPTD_3080 family restriction endonuclease encodes MLVDNPILNSPFEEPTRYWDYEEGQPVIKDGRRPAGYYLKARTAGPQTAMLEEEFVPLDLVNKIRERMRDWRERGYPGVTPITRQLLNHWNRPDRERKLFFCQREAAETLIWLVEAPPAEKQGITIPKDNGLTRYACKMATGSGKTVVMGMVIAWQVLNKLANPQLRQFSDAVLLVCPNLTIRERLQVLLPWKPGNYYEKFDLVPRGLLERLQQGRFEITNWHLFQLQDDSRSRSVVQRGVESDTAFCRRVLKELGNKQNILVINDEAHHAYRPAPLSDEVKEQLSEEEIKEREEATVWVSGLDRINAVRRINFCADFSATPFYIKGSGYQEGTPFPWVVSDFGLVDAIESGIVKIPRVPVDDNTGMLIPKYFRLWETINQALPASERQTARRRAKPESVLREAEGALVTLASEWKKTFDEFQKCRSPVPPVMIVVCDNTDLSKLVHEHIARGKVLRELENGQNGEVTFRIDTKLLAEAEAAREGETRAEAAERLRKVVDTIGKLEWEGEGDPPGKHIRCVVSVGMLNEGWDAQNVTQILGLRAFTSQLLCEQVVGRGLRRLNYDDFSEPEYVDVYGVPFEVIPVRKKPVNRTEIAKVSTLVRALPQRKHLEITFPRVEGFVVDVRTRIRLSLDGLPYLQIDPGSEPTEVTVKPAVGYRIGRPDRLGPGPEVIHDRNPFHREKRLQATVYEIAAELTRRLKEKREEWNARHILFPQVLNIVWQYLEERVVVKQDAPPEEVTLLKYKERIVERLTAAIEPDTESGEPPILPVIERFRPIGSTAEVLFRTVRPCVGTSKSHISHVVLDAPKWEHSAAYQLERMPEVIAYARNDHLDFTIPYEWHGFRHEYRPDYLIRWRRNDGTEVKVILEIKGFETEQDRQKEIAAQRWIRAVNHHGEFGCWRFVVCKDPAGLERVLRDACR; translated from the coding sequence ATGCTCGTTGACAACCCCATCCTCAACTCACCCTTTGAGGAACCCACCCGCTACTGGGACTACGAAGAGGGGCAACCGGTTATTAAAGACGGCCGTCGGCCAGCGGGTTACTACCTCAAAGCCCGAACAGCCGGGCCGCAGACGGCGATGCTGGAAGAAGAATTCGTTCCGCTGGATTTGGTAAACAAAATTCGGGAGCGGATGCGAGACTGGCGGGAGCGAGGCTATCCAGGCGTCACTCCCATCACCCGCCAACTCCTCAACCATTGGAATAGACCAGACCGAGAACGCAAGCTCTTCTTCTGCCAGCGGGAGGCGGCCGAAACCCTCATCTGGCTGGTGGAGGCCCCGCCGGCCGAGAAGCAAGGAATCACGATTCCGAAGGATAACGGACTTACTCGCTACGCGTGCAAAATGGCCACCGGCTCAGGCAAGACCGTGGTTATGGGCATGGTGATCGCCTGGCAGGTACTCAACAAGCTGGCAAACCCGCAACTCCGGCAATTCTCTGACGCTGTGCTCCTTGTGTGTCCCAATCTGACCATCCGCGAGCGGCTGCAGGTGCTGCTTCCGTGGAAGCCCGGCAATTACTATGAGAAATTTGACCTGGTACCCCGGGGGCTGTTGGAACGGCTCCAGCAGGGGAGATTCGAGATCACGAACTGGCACCTTTTCCAGTTGCAGGACGACAGCCGTTCCCGAAGTGTGGTCCAGCGGGGTGTGGAAAGCGATACCGCCTTCTGCCGCCGGGTGCTGAAGGAGCTCGGCAACAAGCAAAACATCCTGGTCATCAACGACGAGGCCCATCATGCGTACCGTCCAGCGCCGCTGTCGGACGAGGTAAAGGAGCAGCTTTCGGAAGAGGAGATCAAAGAGCGCGAGGAGGCTACGGTGTGGGTCAGCGGGCTGGACAGGATAAACGCCGTCCGCCGAATCAACTTCTGTGCCGATTTTTCGGCAACACCTTTCTACATCAAAGGAAGCGGCTACCAGGAGGGGACTCCTTTCCCTTGGGTCGTATCGGATTTTGGCCTGGTGGACGCGATTGAATCAGGGATTGTGAAAATTCCCCGCGTGCCGGTGGACGACAACACCGGTATGCTGATCCCCAAGTACTTCCGCCTGTGGGAGACGATCAATCAGGCGTTGCCGGCTTCCGAGCGGCAAACCGCGCGCCGCCGGGCCAAGCCGGAATCGGTGCTACGGGAGGCCGAGGGAGCCCTGGTGACCTTGGCTAGCGAGTGGAAGAAGACTTTCGACGAGTTCCAGAAGTGCCGCTCGCCGGTGCCGCCTGTCATGATCGTGGTCTGCGACAACACCGACCTATCCAAACTCGTTCATGAGCACATTGCCCGGGGCAAGGTCCTGCGCGAACTCGAAAACGGCCAGAACGGGGAGGTGACGTTCCGAATCGACACGAAACTCCTTGCCGAGGCAGAGGCGGCCAGGGAGGGCGAAACCAGGGCCGAGGCGGCCGAGCGGCTGCGCAAGGTGGTGGACACCATCGGCAAGCTCGAATGGGAGGGTGAAGGTGACCCGCCAGGAAAACACATCCGGTGTGTGGTGTCTGTGGGAATGCTGAACGAGGGCTGGGATGCCCAGAATGTCACGCAGATCTTGGGCCTGCGTGCCTTCACGTCCCAACTGCTGTGTGAGCAAGTGGTGGGACGGGGCTTGCGGCGGCTCAATTACGACGACTTTTCGGAACCTGAGTATGTGGACGTCTACGGTGTCCCATTCGAAGTAATCCCGGTCAGAAAGAAACCCGTCAATCGTACCGAAATAGCCAAAGTATCCACACTTGTGCGGGCTCTCCCTCAGCGGAAGCATCTCGAAATCACTTTCCCCCGTGTTGAAGGGTTCGTTGTCGACGTGCGCACACGGATTCGACTCAGCCTGGACGGCCTTCCTTATTTACAGATCGACCCCGGCAGCGAGCCCACCGAAGTAACGGTTAAGCCGGCGGTAGGCTACCGCATAGGCCGACCTGACCGACTAGGGCCCGGACCTGAGGTGATCCACGACCGCAACCCATTTCACCGGGAGAAACGCCTCCAGGCGACCGTGTACGAGATTGCGGCCGAACTCACGCGGCGACTCAAAGAGAAACGGGAAGAGTGGAACGCCCGCCACATTCTCTTTCCTCAAGTCCTCAACATTGTGTGGCAGTACCTGGAAGAGCGCGTTGTGGTGAAACAGGACGCGCCGCCGGAGGAGGTCACCCTGCTCAAGTACAAGGAGCGGATTGTTGAACGCTTGACCGCGGCCATCGAACCGGATACCGAATCAGGAGAGCCACCAATCCTTCCAGTGATCGAGAGGTTTCGCCCGATCGGTTCAACTGCCGAGGTCCTTTTCCGCACGGTCCGTCCATGTGTCGGTACAAGTAAGAGCCACATCAGCCATGTGGTGCTCGATGCACCCAAGTGGGAGCACAGTGCAGCGTATCAACTGGAGCGAATGCCCGAGGTAATTGCCTATGCCCGCAACGACCACCTTGACTTTACAATCCCTTACGAGTGGCATGGGTTCCGACACGAGTACCGGCCCGACTACCTGATCCGCTGGCGCCGCAATGACGGCACTGAGGTCAAGGTGATCCTGGAGATCAAGGGCTTCGAGACGGAGCAGGATCGCCAGAAGGAGATCGCAGCGCAGCGGTGGATCCGGGCGGTGAACCATCACGGTGAATTCGGCTGTTGGCGATTCGTCGTGTGTAAGGACCCCGCTGGCCTGGAGAGAGTATTGCGAGATGCTTGTAGATAA
- the rpsL gene encoding 30S ribosomal protein S12 has product MPTINQLVRNPRKPKRKFSKSPALDGCPQKQGVCLIVRTMTPKKPNSALRKIARVRLSNGKEVTVYIPGEGHNLQEHSIVLVRGGRVRDLPGVRYQVIRGTRDCAGVEGRRQSRSRYGAKKPSK; this is encoded by the coding sequence ATGCCCACAATTAATCAGCTTGTACGCAATCCTCGGAAGCCCAAGAGAAAGTTCAGCAAGTCGCCGGCTTTGGACGGTTGCCCGCAAAAGCAGGGCGTGTGCCTGATTGTGCGGACCATGACCCCGAAGAAGCCGAACTCGGCGCTGCGGAAGATCGCGCGGGTTCGGCTGAGCAACGGGAAGGAAGTCACGGTCTACATTCCTGGTGAGGGGCACAATCTTCAGGAGCACTCCATCGTGCTGGTTCGGGGAGGACGTGTCCGGGACTTGCCGGGGGTCCGGTACCAGGTCATCCGTGGAACGCGAGACTGTGCCGGTGTGGAAGGGCGGCGCCAGTCACGAAGCCGCTATGGTGCTAAGAAGCCGAGCAAGTGA
- a CDS encoding Gfo/Idh/MocA family protein, translated as MQLPHASRRDFLKWSAGMAVAVPHIWVSPFSWAESPNERLNVAAIGVGGRGTDIGRQAAQLGNMVACADVHRLNAENFAKPYEGRCAVYKDYREILDRKDVDAVTIGTPDHWHVKISIDAMKAGKDVYCEKPLTLTIQESQLICEAVRRTGRVFQVGTQQRSEFNSMFLKAVVMARSGRLGKKLRAISSVGQATSGGPFPNSEPPEYLDWDFWLGQAPKVPFCENRIGWNFRWWFEYSGGQVTDWGVHHTDIAIWALGGEETGPVEVTPVNFEFPLGRELMLETLLGKRRWEDLPVAYNVAKTFDCDMLLPNGNVVKLLSGPNELIIEGELGRIRVNRGSLTGRPIEELTEADKKWLDEEVRKLYRGKEPGSHMRNFFECVKDRSLPISDVFTHCNAVNACHMANIAMLLNRKVKWDPQKYQFVDDEEANALTKRKQREPYTITL; from the coding sequence ATGCAGTTGCCCCATGCGTCGCGCCGGGATTTCTTGAAATGGTCAGCGGGAATGGCGGTTGCCGTGCCGCACATTTGGGTCAGCCCCTTTTCCTGGGCGGAGTCACCCAATGAACGCTTGAATGTTGCGGCGATCGGAGTGGGGGGCCGTGGCACGGACATCGGACGGCAGGCGGCCCAGCTTGGGAACATGGTAGCATGTGCCGACGTGCACCGCCTCAATGCCGAGAATTTCGCCAAGCCCTACGAAGGACGCTGTGCGGTGTACAAGGATTACCGCGAGATACTCGATCGCAAGGATGTGGACGCCGTGACGATCGGCACTCCAGACCACTGGCACGTCAAGATTTCCATCGATGCCATGAAGGCGGGCAAAGACGTTTATTGCGAGAAACCCCTCACGCTGACCATTCAGGAAAGCCAACTCATTTGCGAGGCTGTGCGACGCACCGGGCGTGTGTTCCAGGTGGGAACGCAGCAGCGAAGTGAATTCAACAGCATGTTCCTCAAGGCAGTTGTGATGGCCCGGAGCGGCCGCTTGGGTAAGAAGTTGCGGGCCATCAGTTCCGTCGGCCAGGCCACGTCGGGCGGACCTTTCCCCAATTCCGAACCACCGGAGTATCTCGACTGGGATTTTTGGCTCGGCCAGGCGCCCAAGGTGCCGTTCTGCGAAAATCGTATCGGCTGGAATTTCCGCTGGTGGTTTGAATACTCTGGTGGCCAGGTGACCGACTGGGGTGTCCACCACACGGACATCGCCATTTGGGCTCTCGGTGGTGAAGAGACCGGACCCGTCGAAGTAACCCCGGTCAACTTCGAATTCCCGCTCGGTCGGGAATTGATGCTGGAAACGCTTCTCGGCAAACGTCGCTGGGAAGACCTGCCGGTTGCTTACAATGTGGCGAAGACTTTCGATTGTGACATGCTCTTGCCGAATGGGAACGTGGTGAAGCTTCTCAGTGGCCCGAACGAGCTGATCATCGAGGGCGAATTGGGCCGCATTCGGGTAAATCGAGGGAGCCTCACGGGGCGACCAATCGAAGAGCTCACGGAAGCCGACAAAAAGTGGCTCGATGAGGAGGTCCGCAAGCTCTATCGCGGCAAGGAGCCGGGCAGCCACATGCGGAATTTCTTTGAATGTGTGAAAGACCGGAGTCTCCCCATTTCGGACGTTTTCACACATTGCAACGCGGTGAATGCCTGCCACATGGCGAACATTGCCATGCTCCTGAATCGCAAGGTGAAGTGGGATCCGCAGAAGTACCAGTTCGTGGATGATGAGGAAGCCAACGCGCTGACCAAGCGCAAGCAGCGCGAGCCATACACAATTACGCTGTAA
- a CDS encoding DinB family protein: protein MSTIGTLIERYKQGPSLLRQAIAGMTAEQMDARPVPGRWSTREVVCHIVDFDQLYADRMKRVIAEKEPDFSPSEPDAFAAHLAYGKRDVVRELQLLTLLREQMAVILESLPEEAFRRAGRHSVRGLVTLQELLQAITDHIPHHIRFIEEKKAALGLHTGK from the coding sequence ATGAGCACCATTGGCACCTTGATCGAAAGATACAAACAGGGACCGAGTTTGCTTCGGCAGGCGATTGCGGGGATGACTGCGGAGCAGATGGACGCTCGACCCGTCCCCGGACGATGGTCCACGCGTGAGGTCGTGTGTCACATCGTGGATTTCGACCAGCTTTATGCGGATAGGATGAAACGGGTGATTGCGGAAAAGGAGCCCGATTTTTCCCCAAGCGAACCGGACGCCTTTGCCGCTCATCTGGCCTATGGTAAGAGGGACGTAGTCAGGGAATTGCAACTGCTGACGCTTTTGCGCGAGCAAATGGCCGTCATTTTGGAGTCCCTCCCGGAGGAGGCCTTTCGGCGAGCGGGCCGCCATTCAGTCCGCGGATTGGTGACCCTTCAGGAATTGTTGCAGGCGATTACGGATCACATTCCGCACCACATTCGCTTTATTGAGGAAAAGAAAGCCGCACTGGGGCTTCACACCGGCAAATAG